In Tursiops truncatus isolate mTurTru1 chromosome X, mTurTru1.mat.Y, whole genome shotgun sequence, the following proteins share a genomic window:
- the HCFC1 gene encoding host cell factor 1 isoform X6, with protein sequence MASAVSPANSPAVLLQPRWKRVVGWSGPVPRPRHGHRAVAIKELIVVFGGGNEGIVDELHVYNTATNQWFIPAVRGDIPPGCAAYGFVCDGTRLLVFGGMVEYGKYSNDLYELQASRWEWKRLKAKTPKNGPPPCPRLGHSFSLVGNKCYLFGGLANDSEDPKNNIPRYLNDLYILELRPGSGVVAWDIPITYGVLPPPRESHTAVVYTEKDNKKSKLVIYGGMSGCRLGDLWTLDIETLTWNKPSLSGVAPLPRSLHSATTIGNKMYVFGGWVPLVMDDVKVATHEKEWKCTNTLACLNLDTMAWETILMDTLEDNIPRARAGHCAVAINTRLYIWSGRDGYRKAWNNQVCCKDLWYLETEKPPPPARVQLVRANTNSLEVSWGAVATADSYLLQLQKYDIPATAATATSPTPNPVPSVPANPPKSPAPAAAAPAVQPLTQVGITLLPQAAATTPTTTTIQVLPTVPGSSISVPAAARTQGVPAVLKVTGPQATTGTPLVTMRPASQAGKAPVTVTSLPAGVRMVVPTQSAQGTVIGSNPQMSGMAALAAAAAATQKIPPSSAPTVLSVPAGTTIVKTVAVTPGTTTLPATVKVASSPVMVSNPATRMLKTAAAQVGTSVSSAANTSTRPIITVHKSGTVTVAQQAQVVTTVVGGVTKTITLVKSPISVPGGSALISNLGKVMSVVQTKPVQTSAVTGQASTGPVTQIIQTKGPLPAGTILKLVTSADGKPTTIITTTQASGAGTKPTILGISSVSPSTTKPGTTTIIKTIPMSAIITQAGATGRGLLQRAGVTSTPGIKSPITIITTKVMTSGTGAPAKIITAVPKIATGHGQQGVTQVVLKGAPGQPGTILRTVPMGGVRLVTPVTVSAVKPAVTTLVVKGTTGVTTLGTVTGTVSTSLAGAGGHSTSASLATPITTLGTIATLSSQVINPTAITVSAAQTTLTAAGGLTTPTITMQPVSQPTQVTLITAPSGVEAQPVHDLPVSILASPTTEQPTATVTIADSGQGDVQPGTVTLVCSNPPCETHETGTTNTATTTVVANLGGHPQPTQVQFVCDRQEAAASLVSSTVGQQNGSVVRVCSNPPCETHDTGTTNTATTATSNMAGQHGCSNPPCETHETGTTSTATTAMSGIGAGQRRDIRYTCVASTVPAVVRVGMAAGASEGAQGSVKPSCQTRQTGATSTTMTVMATGAPCSAGPLFRPSLALEAGGRGATLVQLGPLSTQVRPGGEGSPLAGLGPLVSVGRQPEAHHAHTTYTATTARSTVGAGEPSEVQGMPALGYESSPGAAVTVKALEALLCSSATVTQVCSNPPCETHETGTTPTPTTATSTGGAGQPEGGQQPPAGRPCETHQTASTGTTMSVSMGALLPDAAPSHRTLESGLEGAAPPAVTPQAGASLLAPFPTQRVCSNPPCETHETGTTHTATTVTSNMSSNQDPPPPASDQGEVESTQGDGVNIPGSSPITTTVSSTLTRAVTTVTQSTPVPGPSVPPPEELQASPGPRQQLPPRQLLQPASAPLMGESAEVLSASQAPELQAAVDLSSTGDPSSGQEPASSAVVATVVVQPPPPTQSEVDQLSLPQELMAEAQAGTTTLMVTGLTPEELAVTAAAEAAAQAAATEEAQALAIQAVLQAAQQAVMGTGEPMDTSEAAAAVTQAELSHLSAEGQEGQATTIPIVLTQQELAALVQQQQLQEAQAQQQQHHLPTEALAPADSLNDPTIESNCLNELAGAAPSTVALLPSTATESLAPSNTFVAPQPVVVASPAKLQAAATLTEVANGIESLGVKPDLPPPPSKAPVKKENQWFDVGVIKGTNVMVTHYFLPPDDAAPSDDDSGAVPDYNQLRKQELQPGTAYKFRVAGVNACGRGPFSEISAFKTCLPGFPGAPCAIKISKSPDGAHLTWEPPSVTSGKIIEYSVYLAIQSSQSGGESKSSTPAQLAFMRVYCGPSPSCLVQSSSLSNAHIDYTTKPAIIFRIAARNEKGYGPATQVRWLQETSKDSSGAKPASKRPMSSPEMKSAPKKSKADGQ encoded by the exons GTACCTGAATGACTTATACATCCTGGAACTGCGGCCAGGCTCTGGAGTGGTAGCCTGGGACATTCCCATCACTTACGGcgtccttcccccaccccgggAGTCCCACACTGCAGTGGTCTACACCGAGAAAGACAACAAGAAGTCCAAGCTGGTGATCTATGGAGGGATGAGTGGCTGCAGGCTGGGGGACCTCTGGACGCTGGATATTG AGACTCTGACGTGGAATAAGCCCAGCCTCAGCGGGGTGGCACCTCTTCCTCGAAGTCTCCACTCGGCTACGACCATAGGAAACAA AATGTACGTGTTTGGTGGCTGGGTGCCTCTCGTCATGGATGACGTCAAAGTGGCCACACACGAGAAGGAGTGGAAGTGTACCAACACACTGGCTTGTCTCAACCTGG ATACCATGGCCTGGGAGACCATCCTGATGGATACGCTGGAGGACAATATTCCCCGGGCCCGTGCCGGCCACTGTGCTGTAGCCATCAACACCCGCCTGTACATTTGGAGTGGGCGTGACGGCTACCGAAAGGCCTGGAACAACCAGGTCTGCTGCAAGGACCTCTGGTACCTGGAAACGG AAAAGCCACCGCCCCCGGCCCGGGTACAGCTGGTACGAGCCAACACCAACTCCCTGGAGGTGAGCTGGGGGGCTGTGGCAACAGCCGACAGTTATCTTCTGCAGCTCCAGAAATATGACATTCCTGCCACGGCTGCTACTGCCACCTCCCCTACACCCAATCCAGTCCCGTCTGTGCCTGCCAACCCTCCCAAGAGCCCTGCCCCAGCAGCAGCCGCGCCTGCTGTGCAGCCACTGACCCAAGTAGGCATCACGCTCCTGCCCCAGGCTGCCGCCACCAccccaaccaccaccaccatccaggTCCTGCCGACGGTGCCTGGTAGCTCGATCTCCGTGCCTGCCGCAGCCAGGACTCAAG GTGTCCCTGCTGTTCTCAAAGTGACCGGTCCTCAGGCTACAACAGGAACCCCATTGGTCACCATGCGACCTGCCAGCCAGGCTGGGAAAGCCCCCGTCACTGTGACCTCCCTTCCCGCAGGCGTGCGAATGGTCGTGCCTACGCAGAGCGCCCAGGGGACG GTCATCGGCAGCAACCCGCAGATGAGTGGCATGGCGGCGTTGGCAGCCGCGGCTGCCGCCACCCAGAAGATCCCTCCTTCCTCGGCACCCACGGTGCTGAGTGTCCCGGCCGGCACCACCATCGTCAAAACTGTGGCCGTGACACCTGgcaccaccaccctcccagccACTGTGAAGGTGGCCTCCTCGCCAGTCATG GTGAGCAACCCAGCCACTCGCATGCTGAAGACTGCAGCCGCCCAGGTGGGGACGTCTGTCTCCTCTGCCGCCAACACGTCCACCCGCCCCATCATCACAGTACACAAGTCGGGGACTGTGACAGTGGCCCAGCAAGCACAGGTGGTGACCACAGTGGTGGGTGGGGTCACCAAGACCATCACCCTGGTGAAGAGCCCCATCTCTGTCCCAGGAGGCAGTGCTCTG ATTTCCAATCTGGGCAAAGTGATGTCAGTGGTCCAGACCAAACCAGTTCAGACTTCTGCAGTCACAGGCCAGGCGTCTACAGGCCCGGTGACTCAGATCATCCAG ACCAAAGGGCCCCTGCCAGCTGGGACTATCCTGAAGCTGGTGACATCAGCAGATGGGAAgcccaccaccatcatcactaccACGCAGGCCAGCGGGGCAGGGACTAAGCCCACCATCCTGGGCATCAGCAGCGTGTCCCCCAGCACCACCAAGCCCGGCACGACCACTATCATCAAGACCATCCCCATGTCGGCCATCATCACGCAGGCGGGCGCCACGGGTAGGGGCCTCCTCCAGCGTGCTG GTGTGACCAGCACTCCCGGCATCAAGTCCCCCATCACCATTATCACCACCAAGGTTATGACTTCCGGAACTGGAGCCCCCGCCAAAATCATCACTGCTGTTCCCAAAATCGCCACTGGCCACGGGCAGCAAGGAGTGACCCAG GTGGTGCTGAAGGGAGCCCCCGGCCAGCCGGGCACCATTCTCCGCACCGTGCCCATGGGCGGCGTCCGCCTGGTCACCCCCGTTACCGTCTCCGCTGTCAAGCCGGCTGTCACCACGTTGGTCGTGAAGGGCACAACAG GCGTCACGACCCTAGGCACCGTGACAGGCACCGTGTCCACCAGCCTCGCCGGGGCCGGGGGCCACAGCACCAGTGCCTCCCTGGCCACACCCATCACCACCTTGGGCACCATCGCCACCCTCTCGAGCCAAGTGATCAACCCCACTGCCATTACCGTGTCGGCGGCACAGACCACGCTGACGGCGGCCGGTGGGCTCACCACCCCCACCATCACCATGCAG CCTGTCTCCCAGCCTACCCAGGTGACTCTGATCACAGCGCCCAGCGGGGTCGAGGCCCAGCCTGTGCACGACCTCCCCGTGTCCATTCTGGCCTCGCCTACTACAGAACAGCCCACGGCCACGGTCACCATCGCTGACTCAGGCCAGGGTGACGTGCAGCCCGGCACTGTGACACTGGTGTGCTCCAACCCGCCCTGCGAGACCCACGAGACGGGCACCACCAACACAGCCACCACCACCGTCGTGGCTAATCTCGGGGGACACCCGCAGCCCACCCAGGTGCAGTTTGTCTGCGACAGACAAGAGGCAGCTGCTTCTCTCGTGAGCTCCACAGTGGGCCAGCAGAACGGCAGTGTGGTTCGCGTCTGTTCCAACCCGCCGTGCGAGACCCACGACACGGGCACCACCAACACGGCCACCACTGCCACCTCCAACATGGCTGGGCAGCACGGCTGCTCCAACCCGCCGTGTGAGACCCACGAGACGGGCACCACCAGCACGGCCACCACCGCCATGTCGGGCATCGGAGCCGGGCAGCGGCGAGACATCCGGTACACCTGTGTGGCAAGCACCGTGCCCGCCGTGGTCCGGGTCGGCATGGCTGCCGGGGCGTCAGAGGGAGCCCAGGGCTCTGTCAAGCCCTCGTGCCAAACCCGCCAGACCGGCGCGACCAGCACCACCATGACTGTGATGGCCACCGGGGCCCCATGCTCAGCTGGCCCGCTCTTCAGACCAAGCCTGGCCCTGGAGGCTGGTGGCCGTGGCGCCACGCTCGTGCAGTTGGGCCCTCTGAGCACCCAGGTCAGGCCTGGTGGTGAGGGTAGCCCCCTAGCTGGCCTGGGCCCGCTGGTATCTGTGGGGCGCCAGCCGGAGGCGCATCACGCCCACACGACGTACACCGCCACCACGGCCCGCTCTACCGTGGGTGCCGGGGAACCCAGTGAGGTGCAGGGGATGCCCGCGCTTGGGTACGAGAGCTCGCCTGGCGCCGCTGTGACTGTGAAGGCCCTGGAGGCACTGCTGTGCTCCTCGGCCACCGTGACGCAGGTCTGCTCCAACCCCCCGTGCGAGACCCACGAGACAGGCACCACCCCTACGCCCACCACCGCCACGTCCACCGGGGGTGCGGGCCAGCCAGAGGGTGGGCAGCAGCCCCCGGCTGGCCGCCCCTGTGAGACGCACCAGACGGCTTCCACCGGTACCACCATGTCAGTCAGCATGGGCGCCCTGCTCCCTGACGCCGCGCCCTCCCACAGAACCCTGGAGTCCGGCTTGGAGGGGGCGGCACCGCCCGCAGTTACCCCCCAGGCTGGAGCTTCATTGCTGGCTCCTTTCCCGACGCAGAGGGTGTGCTCCAACCCACCCTGTGAGACCCACGAGACAGGCACCACGCACACGGCCACCACCGTCACCTCCAACATGAGTTCCAACCAAG ACCCCCCGCCGCCTGCCAGCGACCAGGGAGAGGTGGAGAGCACCCAGGGCGACGGCGTGAACATCCCTGGTTCCAGTCCTATCACGACAACGGTGTCCTCCACGCTGACACGGGCCGTGACCACTGTGACACAGTCCACACCGGTCCCGGGCCCTTCGGTGCCG CCCCCAGAGGAGCTCCAGGCCTCTCCAGGGCCTCGCCAGCAGCTTCCGCCGCGGCAGCTCCTGCAGCCTGCCTCCGCACCCCTGATGGGGGAGTCCGCCGAGGTCCTGTCAGCCTCCCAGGCCCCCGAGCTCCAGGCCGCCGTGGATCTGAGCAGTACGGGGGACCCGTCTTCAGGCCAGGAGCCTGCCAGCTCAGCCGTGGTAGCCACTGTGGTGGTCCAGCCGCCACCGCCCACGCAGTCCGAAGTAGACCAGTTGTCACTTCCCCAAGAGCTGATGGCCGAGGCCCAGGCGGGCACTACCACCCTCATGGTAACGGGGCTCACCCCCGAGGAGCTGGCGGTGACTGCTGCCGCTGAAGCGGCCGCCCAGGCCGCGGCCACAGAGGAAGCCCAGGCCCTGGCCATCCAGGCCGTGCTCCAGGCCGCGCAGCAGGCCGTCATGG GCACCGGGGAGCCCATGGACACGTCGGAGGCGGCGGCCGCTGTGACGCAGGCGGAGCTGAGCCACCTGTCGGCCGAGGGCCAGGAGGGCCAGGCTACCACCATCCCCATCGTGCTGACGCAGCAGGAGCTGGCCGCCCTggtgcagcagcagcagctccaggaggcgcaggcccagcagcagcagcaccaccTCCCCACGGAGGCGCTGGCCCCTGCCGACAGCCTCAACGACCCGACCATCGAGAGCAACTGCCTCAACGAGCTGGCCGGGGCTGCGCCCAGCACCGTGGCACTGCTGCCCTCCACAGCCACTGAGA GCCTGGCTCCGTCCAACACGTTTGTGGCCCCCCAGCCAGTCGTGGTCGCCAGTCCCGCGAAGCTGCAGGCCGCGGCTACCCTGACGGAAGTGGCCAATGGCATCGAGTCCCTGGGCGTA AAGCCAGACCTGCCACCCCCGCCCAGCAAAGCCCCCGTGAAGAAAGAGAACCAGTGGTTTGATGTGGGGGTCATTAAAGGCACCAACGTGATGGTGACACACTATTTCCTGCCACCTGATGACGCTGCTCCGTCGGAC GACGACTCGGGCGCGGTGCCGGACTATAACCAGCTGCGCAAGCAGGAGCTGCAGCCTGGCACCGCCTATAAGTTCCGCGTTGCCGGGGTCAACGCCTGTGGCCGGGGGCCCTTCAGCGAGATCTCAGCCTTTAAGACGTGTCTGCCTGGCTTCCCGGGGGCCCCCTGTGCCATTAAAATCAGCAAA AGTCCAGATGGCGCTCACCTCACCTGGGAGCCGCCCTCTGTGACCTCTGGGAAGATCATCGAGTACTCGGTGTACCTGGCCATCCAGAGCTCGCAGTCTGGGGGCGAGTCCAAGAGCTCCACCCCGGCGCAGCTGGCCTTCATGCGGGTGTACtgtgggcccagcccctcctgcctcgTGCAGTCCTCCAGCCTCTCCAACGCCCACATCGACTACACCACCAAGCCCGCCATCATCTTCCGCATCGCTGCCCGCAACGAGAAGGGCTACGGCCCAGCCACGCAAGTCAGGTGGTTGCAAG AAACCAGTAAGGACAGCTCTGGCGCCAAGCCGGCCAGCAAGCGGCCCATGTCCTCTCCAGAAAT